A genome region from Patescibacteria group bacterium includes the following:
- a CDS encoding PilN domain-containing protein, with amino-acid sequence MITINLLPPQNIKDLKLTRLHSFLFRRVLVLSIFGILVLALLLGADFLLRHNLKILEGDLEQKKSASAASGFSALEDKINQFNNNLEKIAALQFQHIRFSPFLVELTRLTPPEVRIIRLQVQKDGGGVEIQGVAETRDSLLRFQKNLAESAFFKDIESPLSNLESREDVDFQLKFKVKEEYLK; translated from the coding sequence ATGATTACCATCAATCTTCTCCCTCCTCAAAATATTAAAGACTTAAAATTAACAAGACTGCATTCATTTCTTTTCAGGAGAGTCTTGGTGCTTTCCATTTTTGGGATTTTGGTTTTAGCCCTGCTCCTTGGCGCTGACTTTTTGTTGCGCCATAATTTAAAAATTTTAGAGGGAGATCTGGAGCAAAAAAAGAGCGCTTCTGCCGCCTCTGGATTTTCCGCTTTAGAGGATAAGATCAACCAATTCAACAACAACCTTGAAAAGATTGCGGCTCTTCAATTCCAACACATCCGTTTTAGTCCCTTTTTAGTTGAGCTGACCCGTTTGACGCCCCCCGAAGTTAGAATAATCCGTCTTCAGGTTCAGAAGGATGGAGGTGGCGTGGAAATACAGGGCGTGGCGGAGACGCGGGATAGTTTATTGCGTTTCCAAAAGAATCTTGCCGAAAGCGCGTTTTTTAAAGACATTGAGTCTCCCCTTTCTAATTTGGAAAGCCGTGAGGATGTGGATTTTCAGTTAAAATTTAAAGTTAAGGAAGAA
- the pilM gene encoding type IV pilus assembly protein PilM, producing the protein MHAFGLDLSDQSLKLIELKREGKNIELSNFCEFLLQEGTVIKGRVVKEDLLVAAINESRVKARKGRIKTRFVVACVPEYESFVRIIKLPRLPEEELAEAVKWESEQHIPLSGSEVYLDWQKVGESPDHLEVLVAASPKKLVDSYINVLRRADLIPIACEVESAATARSLVREGDNACYLLVDIGISRTSLIIYDRATLQFTASVEPAGETFTNNLMRDLKISITEAEGMKKIYGLNAKESGIEAKIYQSLKGGLEALAREIETALRFYQDHFPQGQILSKVVLCGGGAKLKGLVPELKIILKKEVVLGDPWVNILAPKSKYLPEVSRKDSLGYATAIGLALRGMEGV; encoded by the coding sequence ATGCATGCTTTTGGTTTAGATCTCTCGGATCAAAGTTTAAAATTGATTGAACTAAAAAGAGAAGGAAAAAATATTGAACTTTCTAATTTTTGTGAATTCCTTTTGCAGGAAGGGACGGTTATTAAGGGCAGGGTGGTGAAGGAAGATCTTTTGGTTGCGGCAATAAATGAGAGCAGGGTAAAGGCGCGTAAAGGCAGGATAAAAACTCGGTTTGTGGTTGCTTGTGTGCCAGAATATGAATCTTTTGTGCGGATTATTAAATTACCTCGTTTGCCCGAAGAGGAATTGGCGGAGGCGGTCAAATGGGAATCAGAACAGCACATTCCGCTTTCCGGCAGCGAGGTTTATTTAGATTGGCAGAAAGTGGGCGAATCCCCTGATCATTTAGAGGTCTTAGTCGCCGCTTCGCCCAAGAAACTGGTGGACAGCTATATCAATGTTTTACGGAGAGCAGATCTCATTCCTATTGCTTGCGAGGTGGAATCAGCGGCTACCGCGCGCAGTCTCGTTCGCGAAGGAGATAATGCTTGTTATCTTCTTGTGGATATTGGCATTAGCCGGACCAGTTTGATTATTTATGACCGCGCGACTCTCCAATTTACAGCCTCCGTGGAGCCGGCGGGCGAAACTTTTACCAATAACTTGATGCGGGATTTAAAAATCAGCATAACCGAAGCCGAAGGGATGAAAAAAATTTATGGTTTGAACGCGAAAGAGAGCGGGATTGAGGCAAAGATTTATCAAAGTTTAAAAGGGGGGTTAGAGGCTTTAGCTCGAGAAATTGAAACGGCATTGAGATTCTACCAAGATCATTTTCCCCAAGGGCAAATTTTAAGCAAGGTGGTTCTTTGCGGCGGTGGCGCGAAATTGAAAGGCCTCGTTCCAGAGCTCAAGATAATTTTAAAAAAGGAAGTTGTTTTAGGGGATCCTTGGGTGAATATCTTAGCCCCCAAGAGCAAGTATTTGCCGGAAGTTAGCCGTAAGGATTCTTTGGGCTATGCCACGGCTATAGGCTTAGCTTTAAGGGGGATGGAAGGGGTTTAG
- a CDS encoding prepilin-type N-terminal cleavage/methylation domain-containing protein yields the protein MVNLNSQKGFTLAEILVAISVGLVVVLLAYASYDLALRFTEKENKKVELAQNGRVALDRITRDLRQSQELVTDLPPVSDDPDSPPPAEIMFQDGHTLEPIQYIRYYVLDGSLHRERSHYYFSADPDSWVVWSAVDEFGHSAEKAVDADEVIAEYIDHLIFWGEDRLVHIMLTALSLEEKVDFLTGVCGRNLR from the coding sequence ATGGTTAATTTAAATTCCCAAAAAGGTTTTACGCTAGCCGAAATCTTAGTGGCTATCAGTGTAGGTTTAGTTGTTGTTTTACTTGCCTATGCTTCTTATGATTTAGCTTTGCGCTTTACGGAGAAAGAAAACAAAAAGGTGGAATTAGCCCAAAACGGTCGCGTCGCCCTGGATCGCATCACCCGTGATTTGCGGCAATCTCAAGAATTGGTGACCGATCTGCCTCCTGTTTCCGATGACCCGGATAGTCCCCCGCCGGCGGAGATTATGTTCCAAGACGGTCATACCCTGGAGCCTATACAATATATTCGTTACTATGTGCTGGACGGCAGTTTGCATCGTGAGCGCAGTCATTATTATTTTTCCGCTGACCCGGACTCGTGGGTGGTCTGGAGCGCGGTAGATGAATTTGGCCATAGCGCGGAAAAAGCGGTAGATGCCGATGAGGTTATAGCGGAATACATTGATCATTTAATATTTTGGGGGGAAGACAGGCTGGTGCATATTATGCTTACCGCTCTCTCTTTGGAAGAGAAGGTGGATTTTTTAACGGGTGTTTGCGGACGCAATTTAAGATGA
- a CDS encoding type II secretion system protein, with protein sequence MSNKHNYAFTPALERHGCKSIMAQGFTLIEAVVALAIFLIAFLAVLQFLPLGSKLATIARHDTQVAFLAQGKMEEYIAKPYNALETGVVEARASAVEDTTSQLHYFEIQTEIHHVDGDLNEVSEDEGMKKIEVTVYWREGIQDKQKSWVTLVSRY encoded by the coding sequence ATGTCCAATAAACATAATTACGCCTTTACCCCCGCGTTGGAACGCCACGGATGTAAATCCATAATGGCACAGGGCTTTACCTTAATTGAAGCCGTGGTTGCTCTCGCTATTTTTTTGATTGCTTTTTTAGCGGTTTTGCAATTTTTACCTCTGGGTTCCAAGTTAGCAACAATCGCGCGCCACGACACGCAGGTCGCCTTCCTCGCCCAGGGGAAAATGGAGGAATACATAGCCAAACCTTACAATGCGCTTGAAACCGGTGTTGTGGAGGCCCGCGCTTCGGCTGTTGAAGATACCACAAGCCAGCTTCATTATTTTGAAATCCAAACCGAAATTCATCATGTGGACGGAGATTTAAACGAGGTCTCCGAAGATGAGGGGATGAAAAAAATAGAAGTAACGGTTTATTGGCGGGAAGGAATCCAGGATAAACAAAAAAGTTGGGTAACTTTGGTTAGTAGATATTAG
- a CDS encoding type II secretion system protein — MGRYYSHYNHKAFTLIELLIVLSIFSILAAITLFSFRRFAPTYKLSRETEKVVQNLRLAQQKTVTEQITYLVWFDLVGKRNYEIIRLNPDPENPGGYLPETIQTETLDSDIEIRELRDLSNPEIQFTTAGGVVDAGQIDLANRYDEVKTIDVRPAGFINY, encoded by the coding sequence ATGGGTAGATATTACAGTCACTATAACCATAAGGCATTTACCTTAATAGAATTATTAATCGTATTGTCTATCTTTTCTATCCTAGCCGCGATTACGCTTTTTAGTTTTCGGAGATTCGCGCCGACCTACAAACTCTCTCGCGAGACCGAGAAAGTTGTCCAGAATTTAAGATTGGCGCAGCAGAAAACAGTTACGGAGCAGATAACCTATTTAGTGTGGTTTGATTTAGTAGGCAAGAGGAATTATGAGATTATCCGTTTAAATCCAGATCCTGAAAATCCTGGCGGTTATTTGCCGGAGACGATCCAAACCGAAACCCTGGATTCCGATATTGAGATTCGGGAATTGCGCGATTTAAGCAATCCAGAGATTCAGTTCACCACGGCGGGCGGAGTGGTGGACGCGGGTCAGATTGACCTTGCTAATCGTTATGATGAAGTGAAGACCATTGATGTGCGTCCCGCGGGCTTTATCAACTATTAA
- a CDS encoding type II secretion system F family protein, whose protein sequence is MPLYIYSARDKEGNVKKGEIDLDSEAKLAEWLYSQGFLLTHFDEKGKKGKVLFLQKILTQIGFISLMDKVLFTQYLEVMLKAGLSLVKALHILVSQTANRKFKRVIQDLYRSVETGVTFCDALARHPKVFPDLYVNVVKTGEVSGTLTQALNQLAVQLKKDRDLVKKVTGAMTYPAVVLVAMGGIGFLMMTFVLPKLVTIFEEFDARLPLPTRILIATSKFMGAYVWWILGGIVLFGFLAFKAIRSRTGRLIFHRIYLFLPVIGKVVKKINLARFIRNLASLLASGLPILEALNVVSDALGNVYYQKAVKASIVEVQKGTALSKALSHNKLLFPPIVTQVIEVGEETGALDEILVKLAEFYEEDVDQTMKNISTIVEPVLMLVIGAAVGAMAIAVILPIYSLTSVL, encoded by the coding sequence ATGCCTTTATACATTTATTCGGCTCGCGATAAAGAGGGCAATGTCAAAAAGGGCGAAATTGATTTGGATTCTGAAGCTAAACTTGCGGAGTGGCTTTATAGTCAAGGTTTTTTGCTAACCCACTTTGACGAGAAGGGAAAAAAAGGGAAAGTTCTTTTTTTGCAGAAAATTTTAACTCAAATCGGTTTTATTTCCCTAATGGATAAGGTATTATTCACGCAGTATCTGGAAGTGATGCTGAAAGCCGGACTGTCGCTTGTCAAGGCGCTCCATATTTTAGTGAGCCAGACAGCCAACCGTAAGTTCAAAAGAGTAATTCAAGATTTATACAGAAGCGTGGAAACAGGCGTAACTTTTTGTGATGCTCTCGCCAGGCATCCGAAGGTTTTTCCTGATTTATACGTGAATGTGGTTAAAACCGGGGAGGTTTCCGGCACATTAACCCAAGCTTTAAATCAGCTTGCCGTGCAACTAAAAAAAGATCGTGATTTAGTTAAGAAAGTAACGGGCGCAATGACTTATCCAGCCGTAGTCTTAGTGGCGATGGGCGGTATTGGTTTTTTGATGATGACCTTTGTTTTACCGAAATTAGTTACCATTTTTGAAGAATTTGACGCCCGTCTTCCCCTGCCGACGCGGATCTTGATCGCGACCAGCAAATTTATGGGCGCGTATGTCTGGTGGATTTTAGGGGGCATTGTATTATTTGGCTTCCTCGCCTTCAAGGCGATACGCAGCCGTACAGGGCGTTTGATTTTTCACCGAATTTATCTTTTTCTGCCGGTTATCGGCAAAGTCGTTAAAAAGATTAACCTTGCCCGTTTTATTCGCAACCTCGCTTCACTGCTCGCTTCCGGGCTGCCGATTTTAGAGGCTTTAAATGTAGTGTCAGATGCGCTAGGCAATGTGTATTATCAAAAAGCAGTGAAGGCCTCCATTGTGGAGGTCCAGAAAGGGACTGCTTTAAGCAAGGCTCTATCTCATAATAAGCTTCTCTTCCCGCCTATCGTGACCCAGGTGATTGAAGTGGGAGAGGAGACGGGCGCCTTGGATGAAATTTTAGTCAAATTAGCCGAGTTTTATGAAGAAGACGTGGATCAAACAATGAAGAATATTTCCACGATTGTTGAGCCGGTTTTGATGCTTGTTATAGGCGCGGCAGTAGGCGCGATGGCTATAGCGGTGATTTTGCCGATCTATTCGTTAACGAGCGTCTTATAA
- a CDS encoding GspE/PulE family protein: MFFKDEELIKILTENNLVTAEKIRAASLQAKQDKVTLAAELVKQGMVSEEVLAEHYAETSKVPYVNLEKKKIPKEVLLSIPEPIARNYQVVAFEKDKEKLKLAMVDPTDLQTIEFMEKKTGMKIEVFLTTPTSISEVLKQYRKSLKTEFSEIIDKQGIREPEDAEDLRKMAKELPVVKIVDTLLEYAIYENASDIHIEPLEGEIVVRYRVDGVLRDVMSLPKKILAGVVARIKVLSDLKIDEHRLPQDGRFKIENEEYKISFRVSVIPVFNGEKIVMRLLFESAKPFTMEEMGLRLNALKIVKLNINRPHGMILSTGPTGSGKTTTLYSILNILNTPEVNICTIEDPIEYHMPRINQSQVAPKIGYTFANGLRSLLRQDPDIIMVGEIRDSETAEMAIHSSLTGHLVLSTLHTNNAAGAIPRLIDMKIEPFLLASTLNVIIAQRLVRKICSNCIESFHLDRAAWQNLESEVNLKKILEIMVREGAIVSSKITPDSLLFYRGRGCAQCNNTGYKGRLGIFEVLEVSEAIQSLATKRAPTEEIEKQAISEGMTRMIEDGFYKAKMGVTTLEEVLRVTKE, encoded by the coding sequence ATGTTTTTCAAAGACGAAGAACTGATTAAAATTTTAACCGAGAATAATTTAGTGACGGCGGAGAAAATTCGCGCGGCCAGCCTTCAAGCAAAGCAGGATAAGGTGACTTTAGCCGCCGAACTGGTTAAACAAGGAATGGTTAGCGAAGAGGTATTAGCAGAACATTATGCGGAAACATCCAAGGTTCCTTATGTTAATCTTGAGAAGAAAAAAATTCCCAAGGAGGTTCTTCTTTCCATTCCCGAGCCGATCGCGCGCAACTATCAGGTAGTGGCTTTTGAGAAAGACAAAGAGAAATTAAAACTGGCGATGGTAGACCCCACGGATTTGCAAACCATTGAATTTATGGAGAAGAAGACAGGAATGAAGATTGAGGTTTTTCTGACGACACCTACCAGTATCAGTGAAGTTTTAAAGCAGTATCGCAAGAGCCTGAAAACAGAATTCTCCGAAATTATTGACAAACAAGGCATTCGGGAGCCAGAAGACGCCGAGGATTTAAGAAAAATGGCCAAAGAGCTGCCCGTAGTCAAAATCGTGGACACGCTTTTGGAATATGCCATCTACGAGAACGCTTCTGATATTCACATTGAACCTTTAGAGGGAGAAATTGTGGTGCGCTATAGGGTGGATGGGGTTTTAAGGGATGTGATGAGTCTGCCCAAAAAGATCTTGGCAGGGGTGGTGGCGCGGATTAAAGTGCTTTCTGACCTCAAAATTGATGAACATCGCCTGCCTCAAGATGGGCGGTTTAAGATTGAAAATGAGGAATATAAAATTTCTTTCCGTGTTTCCGTAATTCCTGTTTTTAATGGAGAGAAGATTGTAATGCGTCTCCTTTTTGAATCCGCCAAGCCGTTCACTATGGAAGAAATGGGTTTGCGTCTCAATGCTTTAAAGATTGTCAAATTAAATATCAATCGGCCTCACGGCATGATTCTTTCTACGGGTCCCACGGGATCGGGTAAAACTACCACGCTTTACAGTATTCTAAACATTCTCAATACTCCCGAGGTGAATATTTGCACCATTGAAGATCCCATTGAATACCATATGCCCCGCATTAATCAGAGCCAGGTGGCGCCCAAAATCGGTTATACTTTTGCCAATGGCCTAAGGTCGCTCCTCCGGCAAGATCCAGATATTATTATGGTGGGAGAGATTCGTGACAGCGAGACCGCGGAAATGGCGATTCATTCTTCTCTCACTGGTCATTTGGTATTGTCCACTTTGCATACGAACAACGCCGCTGGGGCGATTCCCCGCCTGATTGACATGAAGATTGAGCCGTTTCTTCTTGCTTCCACCTTAAATGTGATCATCGCCCAGAGATTGGTGCGCAAGATTTGCAGTAATTGTATTGAAAGTTTCCATCTTGATCGCGCGGCTTGGCAGAATTTGGAGAGTGAGGTGAATCTGAAGAAAATCTTAGAGATTATGGTCCGCGAAGGGGCTATCGTGTCCAGCAAGATCACCCCGGATTCTTTATTATTCTACCGTGGACGGGGCTGCGCCCAATGCAATAACACTGGTTATAAAGGACGTTTAGGAATTTTTGAGGTTTTGGAAGTCAGCGAGGCTATTCAGAGTTTAGCGACAAAGCGGGCGCCCACGGAAGAAATTGAAAAGCAAGCCATCAGTGAGGGAATGACGAGGATGATTGAAGACGGGTTTTACAAAGCCAAGATGGGCGTGACAACCCTGGAAGAGGTGTTGAGGGTAACCAAAGAGTAA
- the gpmI gene encoding 2,3-bisphosphoglycerate-independent phosphoglycerate mutase, producing MGKDKMSPALRPFVLVILDGWGLSRNQKGNAVRQARIPYFNHLWAVYPRAILSASGLAVGLPKGQVGNSEAGHTNIGAGRIVKQDSVVVNDSIANGTFFKNPAFLQAIRYVKAKNSRLHLFGLLTGAQSAHADQRHLYAFLDLVKKEGLRQVYLHLFTDGRDAPPISALEYLRNLEARMIRMGIGKIVSIAGRYYAMDRIRDWERVEMVYDNLTLGIGEKTSNVLQMVQNYYTQGITDEFIPPTVVTDSPPVLIEDDDGVIFFNLRTDRAKQITEAFIKEGFRGFKRKKVLKGLCFVTMTEFGPGLDDALIAYPGRLFYKTLPNVVGQNSDYHQLYIAESEKFPHVTYFLNGGFSKPVDREERVRIPSLRVKSYVEQPEMKAREVTDKVLASLKGMLANFVVLNYANPDMLGHTGNLKAAIFALEFLDRELLRLASIVKKMKGTMLITADHGNVEEMINLKTGSILTTHTSNPVPLILADFGRGKKMRLKKRGKLANIAPTILDYLGFKKPQEMTEESLIFRNHRK from the coding sequence ATGGGTAAGGATAAAATGTCTCCTGCTCTGCGGCCATTTGTTTTAGTGATTTTAGATGGTTGGGGTTTATCTCGGAACCAAAAAGGCAATGCTGTGCGGCAAGCCCGGATTCCTTACTTCAATCATTTGTGGGCCGTGTATCCGCGCGCTATTCTTAGCGCCTCTGGTCTCGCCGTGGGTCTTCCCAAGGGGCAGGTTGGCAATTCTGAAGCGGGGCATACGAATATAGGTGCGGGGCGGATCGTGAAGCAAGATTCAGTGGTCGTCAATGATTCTATCGCGAACGGCACTTTTTTTAAAAACCCAGCTTTCCTCCAAGCCATTCGTTATGTTAAAGCCAAGAATAGCCGGTTGCATTTATTTGGTCTTTTGACGGGAGCGCAGAGCGCCCACGCGGACCAGCGCCATCTTTATGCTTTTCTGGACTTGGTAAAAAAAGAAGGTTTGCGCCAGGTTTATCTTCATTTATTTACGGACGGACGCGATGCGCCCCCTATCTCCGCTCTGGAATACCTAAGGAATTTAGAGGCGCGGATGATAAGGATGGGAATAGGCAAAATTGTCAGTATTGCCGGTCGTTATTATGCGATGGATCGCATTCGCGATTGGGAAAGAGTGGAGATGGTTTATGACAATTTAACCCTGGGTATTGGAGAAAAAACAAGCAATGTTTTGCAGATGGTGCAAAACTATTACACTCAAGGAATCACGGATGAGTTTATACCCCCTACTGTGGTTACAGACTCGCCGCCTGTTTTAATTGAGGACGATGACGGTGTCATATTTTTTAATTTAAGAACAGACCGCGCTAAACAGATTACCGAGGCGTTTATTAAGGAAGGTTTCAGAGGATTTAAGCGCAAAAAGGTCTTGAAGGGCTTATGTTTTGTGACGATGACGGAATTCGGCCCGGGTTTAGACGACGCTTTAATTGCCTACCCCGGGAGACTGTTTTATAAAACTCTGCCGAATGTGGTGGGCCAGAATTCAGACTATCATCAGCTTTATATTGCCGAATCTGAAAAGTTTCCCCATGTCACTTATTTTTTGAATGGAGGCTTTTCCAAGCCCGTGGATCGGGAAGAGCGAGTGAGGATCCCCTCCTTGCGGGTAAAAAGTTACGTAGAGCAGCCGGAAATGAAAGCCCGAGAGGTAACGGATAAGGTGCTCGCGTCTTTAAAGGGTATGCTCGCGAATTTCGTGGTCTTAAACTATGCGAACCCTGATATGTTAGGGCACACAGGAAATCTGAAAGCGGCGATCTTCGCTTTGGAGTTTCTGGACCGGGAATTGTTGAGGCTGGCAAGCATAGTGAAAAAAATGAAAGGCACAATGCTGATTACCGCCGATCATGGCAATGTGGAAGAAATGATTAATCTCAAAACAGGCAGTATTTTAACAACTCACACCTCCAACCCCGTGCCTTTGATTTTGGCTGATTTTGGCAGAGGCAAGAAGATGAGGCTTAAAAAGAGAGGGAAACTAGCTAACATTGCGCCGACAATTTTGGACTATTTGGGTTTTAAAAAGCCTCAAGAGATGACGGAAGAAAGCCTGATTTTTCGGAATCATCGAAAATAA
- a CDS encoding ATP-binding protein, with protein MHKNQKGETSFAIYLINGAVASLIAVVAYFNGPDLPVIVGYFVLIALTSLFYNYKVCLTTAACSMLSYGLIIGYFIQKQIIPFSISELLIQLTYFLSVTAIVSWLVFKLQRAMPSSAPSFEAQDKTRTLLNSLPDGAILLNHKKQIILVNHQAEKILGIKENKILSTKNIGSFTHPSYQNLYKILTLGKESGSFSQEEITLEKPRKMVLQVMTAPIEQDKKQLGLLKMIRDITHEKEVDTMKSELISIVSHQLRTPLSAVKWGIKMLLDGDAGEVSKEQKDILAKGYRSNERMIHLVNDLLNISRIEEGRFQYKFAASSIENLVDTTIKEFSYFLEEKQISLKCQKGEKPAPPVWMDLTKIHVVLQNLLSNAINYTPNGGEIIINLKVQDPFIEVSIKDNGMGIPEDQKSSLFQRFFRADNAIRTQTEGSGLGLFIARNIIENHKGRIWAESEENKGSTFYFTLPITK; from the coding sequence ATGCACAAAAATCAAAAAGGGGAAACCTCTTTCGCAATTTATTTGATTAACGGAGCAGTCGCTTCCTTAATTGCCGTGGTCGCTTATTTTAACGGACCGGATCTGCCTGTAATCGTAGGCTATTTTGTTCTTATCGCTCTGACTAGCCTTTTCTACAACTATAAAGTATGCCTTACGACTGCCGCCTGCAGCATGTTAAGTTACGGTTTGATTATCGGCTATTTTATTCAAAAACAAATCATTCCTTTTTCAATCTCTGAACTCTTGATCCAACTCACCTATTTTTTGTCGGTCACGGCGATTGTTTCCTGGTTAGTCTTTAAACTGCAAAGAGCCATGCCCAGCAGCGCCCCTTCATTTGAGGCGCAGGACAAAACGCGCACTCTCCTTAATAGCCTCCCTGACGGCGCTATTCTCTTAAATCACAAAAAGCAAATTATTTTAGTCAACCATCAGGCAGAAAAAATCTTAGGGATTAAAGAAAATAAGATATTAAGCACTAAAAACATTGGGAGCTTTACCCATCCCTCTTACCAGAATCTTTATAAAATATTAACCCTAGGCAAGGAATCAGGTTCTTTTTCGCAGGAGGAAATAACCCTGGAGAAGCCGCGCAAAATGGTTTTACAAGTTATGACCGCGCCTATTGAGCAAGACAAAAAACAACTCGGGTTACTAAAAATGATTCGCGATATTACCCATGAGAAAGAGGTGGATACAATGAAATCAGAATTAATCTCCATTGTTTCTCACCAATTGCGCACCCCCCTCTCCGCCGTAAAATGGGGGATTAAAATGCTGCTGGACGGAGACGCGGGAGAGGTAAGCAAAGAGCAAAAAGATATTCTCGCCAAAGGATATCGCTCCAATGAACGGATGATTCATCTCGTGAACGACCTCTTAAATATATCCCGCATTGAAGAAGGGCGATTTCAATATAAATTCGCCGCGAGCTCTATTGAAAATCTGGTAGATACCACAATCAAAGAATTTTCGTATTTTTTAGAAGAGAAACAAATTTCCCTAAAATGCCAAAAGGGTGAAAAACCCGCGCCTCCTGTCTGGATGGATCTAACGAAGATCCATGTAGTTTTGCAGAATCTACTAAGCAACGCCATCAATTATACTCCTAATGGAGGAGAAATCATAATTAATCTCAAGGTGCAAGATCCATTCATTGAGGTCAGTATCAAGGATAATGGCATGGGCATCCCAGAAGACCAAAAATCATCTCTTTTCCAAAGATTCTTTCGCGCCGACAACGCGATCCGGACGCAAACAGAAGGTTCCGGACTAGGGCTCTTTATTGCCCGAAACATCATTGAAAACCATAAAGGCCGCATCTGGGCGGAAAGTGAAGAAAATAAAGGTTCAACTTTTTATTTCACCCTTCCTATCACAAAATAA
- a CDS encoding response regulator: MPYDDRSVKTKKIMIIEDEKALLSLMEKKLSKGGYIPITAPTGTEGLKKIREYKPDLILLDIVIPDKNGYEVLEEIHNDPFLNQIPVIIISNSEPDEKKIFALGARDYLVKADLTPEDILKKIETYFNKEESPKPVSAAQKGEGEACKIVLIEDDAILRDLCLIKLQKENFTVITAIEGQEGLHKIEEEKPDVVLLDIILPGMDGFEVLKRMRALQNKAVAKTPVILLTNLGQENDIKKGEALGAEDYIIKANSTTEEIIDKVRKVIQKSEKGKK; the protein is encoded by the coding sequence ATGCCATATGATGATCGCAGCGTAAAAACAAAAAAAATAATGATTATTGAGGACGAGAAAGCCCTTTTATCCCTGATGGAAAAAAAATTAAGCAAAGGAGGGTATATACCCATTACCGCTCCCACGGGCACAGAGGGTTTAAAAAAAATCAGGGAATATAAACCAGATTTAATTCTTCTGGATATTGTTATTCCGGATAAAAATGGATACGAGGTTCTAGAAGAAATACATAATGACCCTTTCCTCAATCAAATCCCGGTGATTATTATTTCCAACTCGGAACCTGATGAGAAAAAAATATTCGCTCTCGGGGCGCGCGACTATTTAGTCAAAGCTGATCTCACTCCCGAAGACATTCTTAAAAAAATAGAAACTTATTTCAATAAAGAGGAAAGCCCAAAACCCGTCTCCGCTGCGCAAAAAGGCGAAGGAGAAGCGTGTAAAATCGTCCTTATTGAAGATGACGCAATCTTAAGGGATTTATGCCTGATTAAACTGCAAAAAGAAAATTTCACGGTCATTACGGCTATTGAGGGGCAGGAGGGTTTGCATAAAATTGAAGAGGAAAAACCCGATGTCGTCCTTCTGGATATTATCTTACCGGGTATGGATGGCTTTGAAGTCCTCAAAAGGATGCGCGCTTTACAAAATAAAGCGGTGGCGAAAACACCAGTAATCCTCTTAACCAATTTAGGGCAGGAAAATGACATCAAAAAGGGGGAAGCCTTAGGCGCAGAGGATTATATTATTAAAGCAAACTCTACGACAGAAGAAATTATTGATAAAGTCAGAAAGGTGATTCAAAAGTCAGAAAAAGGAAAAAAATAG